The proteins below come from a single Arthrobacter sp. zg-Y1171 genomic window:
- a CDS encoding glycosyltransferase — protein sequence MSLDFPLPQGRAAGGKPLRIAVLSHLHHPISSPFQGGLEMHTSLMADELASRGHDVTLFAKAGSVSSGRVVEVLPETFEFRRGLAPAQMQRQQQSLDAALGSAVAAVRAGAFDVVVNNSLSLLPYLELADVPMLTILHTPPLPWIVDAVEDGRAPLSPLHRFVSVSARNATGWSPHLPDLHVIHNGIRLADWPAGTGRRTGTVVWAGRVTPEKGLHIAIDAARMAGMELHFAGPISDAKYFERTVAPHLGRGVQHVGHLDHRELAAFLGSGEVFIASPVWSEPFGLTALEAMACGTPVAALPLGAMPEIIDADGGRLAEGLGADALAAAITDARGLDRERVRKSAARFSASAMVDSYEEQMRSLPQPDGLPDSGHPDAVLVP from the coding sequence ATGAGTCTTGACTTCCCCCTGCCGCAGGGGCGTGCGGCAGGCGGGAAACCATTGCGCATAGCCGTCCTGTCCCACCTGCACCACCCGATCTCCAGCCCGTTCCAGGGCGGACTCGAAATGCACACCTCGCTGATGGCGGACGAACTCGCGTCCCGCGGCCACGACGTCACGCTCTTCGCCAAGGCCGGCTCCGTGTCCAGCGGCCGGGTGGTGGAGGTCCTCCCGGAAACTTTCGAATTCCGGCGCGGGCTGGCTCCCGCACAAATGCAGCGGCAGCAGCAGTCCCTCGACGCCGCGCTGGGCTCCGCCGTTGCCGCGGTCCGGGCCGGCGCTTTCGACGTCGTCGTGAACAACTCCCTGAGCCTGCTCCCATACCTGGAGCTTGCGGATGTGCCCATGCTGACCATCCTCCACACCCCGCCGCTGCCGTGGATCGTGGACGCCGTGGAGGACGGTCGCGCGCCGCTCTCACCGCTGCACCGCTTCGTCAGTGTTTCGGCCCGCAATGCCACCGGCTGGTCCCCGCACCTGCCGGACCTGCACGTCATCCACAACGGCATCCGGCTGGCGGACTGGCCCGCGGGCACCGGACGCCGCACCGGAACCGTCGTCTGGGCCGGACGGGTCACGCCCGAAAAGGGCCTCCACATAGCGATTGATGCGGCCCGGATGGCAGGGATGGAACTGCACTTCGCCGGGCCGATCAGCGATGCGAAGTATTTCGAACGCACCGTCGCACCGCACCTGGGCCGCGGGGTGCAGCACGTCGGCCACCTCGACCACCGGGAACTGGCCGCCTTCCTTGGGTCCGGAGAGGTCTTCATTGCCTCGCCTGTCTGGTCCGAGCCCTTCGGATTGACCGCACTGGAGGCGATGGCCTGCGGTACGCCGGTGGCTGCCCTGCCCCTGGGCGCCATGCCGGAGATCATCGACGCCGACGGGGGCCGGCTCGCGGAAGGCCTCGGTGCCGATGCCCTGGCCGCAGCCATCACGGACGCGCGCGGCCTCGACCGTGAGCGGGTACGGAAATCCGCGGCCCGCTTCAGCGCCTCAGCCATGGTGGATTCCTACGAGGAGCAGATGCGCTCCCTCCCCCAACCGGACGGCCTGCCCGACTCCGGTCATCCCGACGCCGTCCTCGTGCCCTAA
- a CDS encoding glycosyltransferase, with product MTSSRMPRVAYYAHHHGTGHLRHAANIARLAAVELLVTGTTPAGGLPRLPGGARFAPLPPDVGPDGPFAPGPGSFLHYAPAGPALQSRFSQLHRLWEEFAPDVVVVDVSVEVAAFARLAGYPVIHRRMHGERTDTAHRLAYDSVHRLIAYFPEAIEDPAHLQAYGSKSTYLGMLAPDTAPGPIPVRPRTVAVQTSLGGSGVSLEDVLAAARQTPGWQWDVMGHTAGAPGQVPANVSLLGVVADPGPRLAAADVVVTSAGHNAVAAAAAARRPALLIPEPRPFREQAVFASSLASAGAAAAPSFASVADWRGLLEELRGTDPQLLARTLLVSPAHFRERFLAAVESAVSGSEGDPVPAGRDVSTAH from the coding sequence TTGACTTCTTCCCGCATGCCCCGCGTGGCCTACTACGCGCACCACCACGGCACCGGACACCTGCGTCACGCCGCCAACATTGCCCGGCTGGCTGCCGTGGAGCTGCTTGTCACCGGCACCACCCCGGCCGGGGGACTTCCGCGCCTGCCCGGGGGAGCGCGGTTCGCGCCGCTCCCGCCCGACGTCGGACCCGACGGACCCTTCGCGCCCGGGCCGGGGAGCTTCCTGCACTATGCGCCGGCAGGTCCGGCGCTGCAGTCCCGCTTCAGCCAGCTGCACCGGCTCTGGGAAGAGTTCGCCCCGGACGTGGTGGTCGTGGATGTGTCCGTGGAGGTCGCCGCCTTTGCCAGGCTCGCGGGCTATCCGGTTATCCACCGCCGGATGCACGGGGAACGGACCGACACGGCACACCGGCTGGCCTACGACTCCGTTCACCGGCTCATCGCCTACTTCCCGGAAGCCATCGAAGATCCGGCGCATCTGCAGGCTTACGGCTCCAAGAGCACTTATCTGGGCATGCTCGCTCCGGACACCGCACCCGGGCCCATCCCCGTGCGGCCCCGGACCGTCGCGGTGCAGACCTCCCTGGGCGGCAGCGGCGTATCACTTGAGGACGTCCTTGCCGCGGCCCGGCAGACACCGGGGTGGCAGTGGGACGTTATGGGACATACCGCCGGCGCCCCGGGGCAGGTTCCCGCGAATGTGTCGCTGCTGGGCGTAGTGGCGGATCCGGGGCCCCGGCTGGCCGCCGCGGATGTGGTGGTCACCTCGGCCGGCCACAATGCGGTGGCCGCCGCGGCCGCCGCACGCCGTCCGGCGCTGCTGATTCCCGAACCCCGGCCGTTCCGGGAACAGGCCGTTTTTGCCTCTTCGCTCGCGTCGGCGGGCGCAGCCGCCGCGCCAAGCTTCGCCTCAGTGGCGGACTGGCGGGGCCTGCTGGAAGAATTGCGCGGGACCGATCCGCAGCTGCTGGCCAGGACCCTGCTGGTTTCTCCCGCCCACTTCCGGGAACGGTTCCTGGCCGCCGTCGAGTCGGCCGTCTCCGGGAGCGAGGGAGATCCCGTTCCCGCCGGCAGGGACGTCAGTACGGCGCATTGA
- a CDS encoding glycosyltransferase family 2 protein — protein sequence MQPQQTAPEQAFSVLIISSGRDAHLANAVRGISRSTRRPAEIVVCYLNQPEAVPPPSDVPLRVVHAASGAGEPLPLGAGRNAAAAAARSETLVFLDVDCIPATGMFGHLLSDLDRNRGLVMAAPRYLTADADVPGWVSDGDDQVLYRDSVPHHARAALAPAPGEPARASQEYALFWSLGFAVHRGTFEPIGGFDESFAGYGGEDTDFAFTAQRKAVPLAFSGATMFHQHHGVHRPPLQHLESIVINAKAFRGKWGSWPMTGWLEAFARDGYVSWERDGGDLRLLRRPGPAELAAARVNAPY from the coding sequence ATGCAGCCGCAGCAGACCGCCCCGGAGCAGGCGTTTTCGGTGCTTATCATCAGCTCGGGACGAGATGCCCACCTGGCCAACGCCGTCCGCGGGATCAGCCGCTCCACCCGCCGGCCGGCAGAGATCGTGGTCTGCTACCTGAACCAGCCCGAGGCTGTTCCCCCGCCGAGCGACGTGCCGCTGCGGGTGGTCCATGCGGCGTCGGGCGCCGGCGAACCGCTGCCGCTGGGGGCGGGCAGGAACGCCGCTGCTGCGGCGGCGCGGTCCGAAACACTGGTCTTCCTCGACGTGGACTGCATTCCCGCAACTGGCATGTTCGGGCACCTGCTGTCGGACCTGGACCGCAACCGCGGCCTGGTGATGGCCGCCCCCCGCTACCTCACGGCAGATGCGGACGTGCCGGGGTGGGTATCCGACGGCGACGATCAGGTGCTGTACCGGGACTCCGTACCGCACCACGCACGTGCTGCCCTGGCACCGGCGCCGGGAGAACCGGCACGTGCCTCGCAGGAATACGCCCTGTTCTGGTCCCTGGGGTTTGCCGTGCACCGCGGGACATTCGAACCGATCGGCGGCTTTGACGAGTCCTTTGCCGGGTACGGCGGCGAGGACACGGACTTCGCCTTCACTGCGCAGCGGAAGGCGGTCCCGCTGGCATTTTCCGGGGCAACCATGTTCCACCAGCACCACGGCGTTCACCGGCCGCCGCTGCAGCATCTGGAATCCATTGTCATTAACGCCAAGGCGTTCCGGGGCAAATGGGGCAGCTGGCCGATGACCGGCTGGCTCGAAGCCTTTGCCCGGGACGGCTACGTATCCTGGGAGCGCGACGGCGGGGACCTGCGGCTGCTGCGCCGTCCGGGTCCCGCCGAGCTCGCCGCCGCCCGCGTCAATGCGCCGTACTGA